The genomic segment CGGCAACGGGGTCGACCTGCCGCCCGGCGATCACGACAGCAGTCAGTCGCACTGACGGGCCGCGGCTTAGATGACAACGTTGCCGGCGAGTTCGCTGTAAGGCGGTCCGACGGCATGGGTCGATGGCTGCGGCCGGACGCCCAGGCCGATTCGATCTACGCGATTGACCCGTCCGCGCTGCGTGCCCGCGGCATCCGGGGCGTGATCCTCGATCTCGACAACACCATCGTCCCGTGGGGCGCGTGGGACGCCCCCCAGGCCCTCGGTCCCTGGATCGCCGCGGCGCGCGCGGTCGGTCTTCGCCTTTGCATCGTCAGCAACAACGCCGGCGCCCGCGTCGCGCATCTCGCCGCGGCCCTCGACCTGCCGGCCGTCACCGGTGCGTGGAAGCCGCGCCGCCGGGCGCTGCGCCGCGCGCTCGGCATGATGGGGACGGGGCC from the bacterium genome contains:
- a CDS encoding YqeG family HAD IIIA-type phosphatase; the encoded protein is MGRWLRPDAQADSIYAIDPSALRARGIRGVILDLDNTIVPWGAWDAPQALGPWIAAARAVGLRLCIVSNNAGARVAHLAAALDLPAVTGAWKPRRRALRRALGMMGTGPEATALIGDQVFTDVLGGNRLGLHTILVHPQSRREFPLTRITRLAERLMVGLKRRRA